A single window of Dehalococcoidia bacterium DNA harbors:
- the uvrA gene encoding excinuclease ABC subunit UvrA, with product SGKSSLAFDTVYAEGQRRYVESLSAYARQFLGQMEKPDVDYIEGLSPAISIDQKGTSRNPRSTVGTVTEIYDYLRLLFARIGVPHCPNCGRVIERQTVQQIVDAILSIEPGKRLMILAPVIRDRKGEHQHVFEDAQQAGFVRVRVDGVVRDASEGIALNKQKKHSIEVVVDRIVTEDPAERLPEESSRLADSVETALKLGGGMVLVAIEGESERIFSENFACPYDGFSMGEIAPRNFSFNSPHGACPACTGLGVKMELDPALVIPNRELSISEGAVQPWARSGTISPWYGKILEAVAQSGGFSVNTPVKDLNEDQIRLILFGNGGKPVAVKYTNQYGRTHTYETQFEGVIPNLDRRYRETDSEWSRAEIERYMAATPCPVCKGKRLKPETLGVTIEAMNIVDVTALGIVEALAWAERLAGPGTPLSERDQLIGYQIFKEIRARLTFLVDVGLDYLALDRATGSLSGGEAQRIRLATQIGSSLMGVLYVCDEPSIGLHPADSSRLIATLERLRDLGNTVLVVEHDEAMMRAADHIIDMGPGAGENGGYVVATGDIDEIMANAASLTGDYLSGRKQIPMPAVRRPGNGKAITIRDARENNLKHVDVSIPLGKFVCVTGVSGSGKSTLVEEILYKKIAQVLNGARERAGESGPIEGLQQIDKVVDIDQTPIGRTPRSNPATYTGLFTPIRELFSTMPEARMRGYTAGRFSFNVKGGRCEACKGEGYIEIEMQFLPDVTVPCEVCKGSRYNREALEIHFKGKTIADVLNMTVDEALAFFSAQPRIRVKLETLASVGLGYIRLGQPATQLSGGEAQRVKLSTELSRRSTGRTFYILDEPTTGLSFEDVRHLLEVLQRLADGGNTVLVIEHNLDVIKAADYIIDMGPLGGDRGGRIIATGTPEEVAEVPGSLTGDYLRPLLAAVHAGRNGTNGSTNGHSNGYTRPARLRKVAEERGVPAGAAGAD from the coding sequence CTCCGGCAAGAGCTCCCTGGCCTTTGATACTGTCTACGCCGAGGGCCAGCGCCGCTACGTCGAGTCGCTCTCCGCCTACGCCCGCCAGTTTTTGGGCCAGATGGAGAAGCCGGACGTCGACTACATAGAAGGACTCTCGCCGGCGATCTCGATCGACCAGAAGGGCACCAGCCGCAACCCCCGGAGTACGGTCGGCACGGTCACCGAGATCTACGACTATCTGCGCCTGCTCTTCGCCCGCATCGGCGTGCCGCACTGCCCCAACTGCGGCCGCGTGATCGAGCGCCAGACCGTGCAGCAGATCGTGGACGCAATCCTTTCGATCGAGCCGGGCAAGCGGCTGATGATCCTCGCGCCCGTGATCCGCGACCGCAAGGGCGAGCACCAGCACGTTTTCGAAGACGCGCAGCAGGCCGGCTTTGTGCGGGTGCGCGTGGACGGCGTGGTGCGCGACGCCTCCGAAGGGATCGCGCTCAACAAGCAGAAGAAGCACTCGATCGAGGTCGTGGTCGACCGCATCGTCACCGAAGACCCGGCCGAGCGGCTGCCTGAAGAATCGTCGCGGCTGGCCGACTCGGTGGAGACGGCGCTGAAGCTCGGCGGCGGCATGGTCCTGGTCGCAATCGAGGGCGAGAGCGAGCGCATCTTCTCCGAGAACTTCGCCTGCCCCTACGACGGCTTCAGCATGGGCGAGATCGCGCCGCGCAACTTCAGCTTCAACAGCCCGCATGGCGCCTGCCCGGCCTGCACCGGCCTGGGCGTGAAGATGGAGCTGGACCCGGCGCTGGTGATTCCCAACCGCGAGCTGTCGATCAGCGAGGGCGCGGTGCAGCCCTGGGCGCGCTCCGGCACGATCAGCCCGTGGTACGGCAAGATCCTGGAAGCCGTGGCGCAGAGCGGCGGCTTCTCCGTCAACACGCCGGTCAAGGATCTGAATGAAGACCAGATCAGGCTGATCCTCTTCGGCAACGGCGGCAAGCCCGTGGCCGTGAAGTACACCAATCAGTACGGCCGCACCCACACCTACGAGACGCAGTTCGAGGGCGTGATCCCGAATTTAGACCGCCGCTACCGCGAGACGGACTCCGAGTGGTCGCGCGCCGAGATCGAGCGCTATATGGCGGCCACGCCCTGCCCCGTGTGCAAGGGCAAGCGACTGAAACCGGAAACGCTCGGTGTCACGATCGAAGCGATGAACATCGTCGACGTGACGGCGCTGGGCATCGTCGAGGCGCTGGCCTGGGCCGAGCGGCTGGCCGGGCCGGGCACGCCGCTCTCCGAGCGCGACCAGTTGATCGGCTACCAGATCTTCAAGGAGATCCGCGCCCGGCTGACGTTTTTGGTCGACGTCGGCCTCGACTACCTGGCACTGGACCGCGCCACGGGCTCACTCTCCGGCGGCGAGGCGCAGCGCATCCGCCTGGCGACGCAGATCGGCTCCAGCCTGATGGGCGTGCTCTACGTCTGCGACGAACCCTCGATCGGCCTGCACCCCGCCGACAGCTCGCGCCTGATCGCCACGCTGGAACGGTTGCGCGACCTGGGCAACACGGTGCTGGTGGTTGAGCACGACGAGGCGATGATGCGCGCCGCCGACCACATCATCGACATGGGGCCGGGCGCGGGCGAGAACGGCGGCTACGTCGTCGCCACGGGCGACATCGACGAGATCATGGCGAACGCCGCCTCGCTCACCGGCGACTATTTGAGCGGCCGTAAGCAGATCCCGATGCCCGCGGTGCGCCGTCCCGGCAACGGCAAGGCGATTACGATCCGCGACGCGCGGGAAAACAACCTCAAACACGTGGACGTCTCGATCCCGCTGGGCAAGTTCGTCTGCGTGACGGGCGTCTCCGGCTCGGGCAAGAGCACGCTGGTGGAGGAGATCCTCTACAAGAAGATCGCGCAGGTGCTGAACGGCGCCCGCGAGCGGGCGGGCGAGTCGGGCCCGATCGAAGGCTTGCAGCAGATCGACAAGGTCGTCGACATCGACCAGACGCCGATCGGCCGCACGCCGCGCTCGAACCCGGCGACCTACACCGGCCTGTTCACGCCGATCCGCGAGCTGTTTTCGACGATGCCGGAAGCGCGCATGCGCGGCTACACGGCGGGGCGCTTCAGCTTCAACGTCAAGGGCGGCCGCTGCGAGGCCTGCAAGGGGGAGGGCTACATCGAGATCGAGATGCAGTTCCTGCCCGACGTGACCGTGCCCTGCGAAGTCTGCAAGGGCAGCCGCTACAACCGCGAGGCGCTGGAAATCCATTTCAAGGGCAAGACGATCGCCGACGTGCTCAACATGACCGTGGACGAGGCGCTGGCCTTCTTCTCCGCCCAGCCGCGCATCCGCGTCAAGCTGGAGACGCTGGCCTCGGTGGGGCTGGGCTACATCCGCCTGGGCCAGCCGGCGACGCAGCTCTCCGGCGGCGAGGCGCAGCGCGTCAAGCTCAGCACGGAGCTCTCGCGCCGGTCTACGGGCCGCACCTTCTACATCCTCGATGAGCCGACCACGGGCCTCTCCTTCGAGGACGTGCGCCACCTGCTGGAGGTCCTGCAGCGGCTGGCGGACGGCGGCAACACGGTGCTGGTGATCGAGCACAATCTCGACGTGATCAAGGCCGCGGACTACATCATCGACATGGGGCCGCTGGGCGGCGACCGCGGCGGCCGTATCATCGCCACCGGTACGCCGGAGGAGGTGGCCGAGGTGCCCGGCAGCCTCACCGGCGATTACCTGCGTCCGCTGCTGGCGGCGGTGCACGCCGGCCGCAACGGGACAAACGGCTCTACCAACGGCCACAGCAACGGATATACTCGCCCCGCGCGGCTGCGCAAGGTCGCCGAGGAGCGCGGCGTGCCGGCCGGCGCGGCGGGCGCCGACTGA